In the genome of Actinomadura graeca, one region contains:
- a CDS encoding DUF742 domain-containing protein codes for METPKERWIGRDAGPVVRPYAVTRGRTRPIGPAMDIVTILVATGRTPADRVWLSREQRRLLELCRQPSTPADLASETDLPLQVVQILLADLHQYGLIEEKRQSEQPDRPDPRILMRVLDELRRL; via the coding sequence GTGGAGACGCCGAAGGAGCGCTGGATCGGCCGCGACGCCGGGCCGGTCGTACGGCCGTACGCGGTGACGCGCGGCCGCACCCGGCCGATAGGCCCGGCCATGGACATCGTCACCATCCTGGTCGCCACCGGGCGGACGCCCGCCGACCGGGTGTGGCTCTCACGCGAACAACGGCGGCTGCTGGAGCTGTGCCGGCAGCCGTCGACTCCCGCGGACCTGGCCTCGGAGACCGATCTGCCGTTACAAGTCGTCCAGATCCTGCTGGCCGACCTGCACCAGTACGGCCTGATCGAGGAGAAGCGGCAGTCCGAGCAGCCCGATCGCCCAGACCCCCGGATACTGATGAGAGTGCTCGATGAACTTCGCCGCCTCTGA
- a CDS encoding TetR/AcrR family transcriptional regulator, protein MEAIRESGPAGWSLRELARRAGVSHSAPAHHFGDKTGLLTAVAAEGYALFADALERAGGGLQEVGLAYVRFAVDHRAHFEVIFRPELYRADDPAVDTARRRADGVLTAGVRDVAPGDPGRERTAAIAAWSIVHGFAALWLSGALPDDLGDDPVAAARPVIHLLFAR, encoded by the coding sequence GTGGAGGCGATCCGCGAGTCCGGGCCGGCGGGCTGGAGCCTGCGCGAGCTGGCCCGCCGGGCGGGCGTTTCGCACTCCGCGCCCGCCCACCACTTCGGCGACAAGACCGGGCTGCTGACCGCCGTGGCCGCCGAGGGGTACGCGCTCTTCGCGGACGCGCTGGAGCGCGCCGGCGGCGGCCTCCAGGAGGTGGGGCTGGCCTATGTGCGCTTCGCCGTCGACCACCGGGCGCACTTCGAAGTGATCTTCCGGCCCGAGCTGTACCGCGCGGACGACCCTGCGGTGGACACCGCCCGGCGCCGTGCGGACGGCGTCCTCACCGCGGGCGTCCGGGACGTCGCGCCCGGCGACCCCGGGCGCGAGCGGACGGCCGCGATCGCCGCGTGGTCCATCGTGCACGGCTTCGCCGCCCTGTGGCTGAGCGGCGCGCTGCCCGACGACCTGGGCGATGACCCCGTGGCCGCCGCGCGCCCGGTCATCCACCTGCTGTTCGCCCGCTGA
- a CDS encoding DUF4261 domain-containing protein, with the protein MIDDQTLMSSRHVLCVLGTGLDLGAVEATAAKEGFGLDWEYSAAEPDPRMGEAFEACAARVSFTAADWDAVESHDTVAYVLSPPVLPDVAFTVARRTLVLAADLLRSGATAVKNESNGLTHGRDRWLDLAAGIYDGSPDDSAIPLYRALVKRPISDGPLHYSCGMHLLGSPDVELDPGEGLEPEDVAGLIDSLALYLLTECRAGEIEDGEGFRSAPGEPRWILGHRPCDRYDEDDIFFNPHGYLRMTPG; encoded by the coding sequence GTGATCGACGACCAGACGCTGATGAGCTCACGTCATGTCCTGTGCGTTCTCGGCACCGGACTGGACCTCGGCGCGGTGGAGGCCACGGCCGCGAAGGAGGGCTTCGGGCTCGACTGGGAGTACTCCGCCGCCGAGCCCGACCCGCGGATGGGGGAGGCGTTCGAGGCGTGCGCGGCGCGCGTGTCCTTCACCGCCGCCGACTGGGACGCGGTCGAGTCGCACGACACCGTCGCCTACGTCCTGTCGCCGCCCGTCCTGCCGGACGTGGCGTTCACCGTCGCGCGGCGGACCCTGGTGCTGGCCGCCGACCTGCTGCGCTCCGGGGCGACGGCCGTGAAGAACGAGAGCAACGGCCTCACCCACGGGCGCGACCGCTGGCTCGACCTCGCCGCGGGCATCTACGACGGGAGCCCGGACGATTCGGCGATCCCGCTGTACCGCGCGCTGGTGAAGCGCCCGATCTCCGACGGGCCCCTGCACTACAGCTGCGGCATGCACCTGCTCGGGTCGCCCGACGTGGAGCTGGACCCGGGAGAAGGGCTGGAGCCCGAGGACGTGGCGGGGCTCATCGACTCCCTCGCCCTCTACCTGCTGACCGAGTGCCGTGCCGGGGAGATCGAGGACGGCGAGGGCTTCCGGTCCGCGCCCGGCGAGCCCCGCTGGATCCTCGGGCACCGCCCCTGCGACCGGTACGACGAGGACGACATCTTCTTCAATCCGCACGGCTATCTGCGGATGACCCCCGGATGA
- a CDS encoding roadblock/LC7 domain-containing protein — translation MTQQAHAGGELDWLLDDLVERVGEVRQAVLLSRDGLVMGASGRVTRKDAEFLAALSSGFHSLANGAREHFGAKQVRQTVVELDGMLFFVMPAGDGSCLAVLSDAGGNAGLVAYETTMLIKRVRRQLGAAPRATGEPSDPPTRT, via the coding sequence ATGACGCAGCAGGCACATGCCGGCGGTGAGCTCGACTGGCTGCTCGACGACCTGGTGGAGCGGGTCGGGGAGGTTCGCCAGGCGGTGCTGCTGTCGCGCGACGGCCTGGTCATGGGAGCCTCCGGCCGCGTCACCCGCAAGGACGCCGAGTTCCTCGCGGCGCTGTCGTCCGGCTTCCACAGCCTGGCCAACGGCGCGCGCGAGCACTTCGGGGCCAAGCAGGTGCGGCAGACCGTCGTCGAGCTTGACGGAATGCTGTTCTTCGTCATGCCCGCCGGCGACGGCAGCTGCCTCGCGGTGCTGAGCGACGCCGGCGGCAACGCCGGGCTCGTCGCCTACGAGACGACCATGCTGATCAAACGGGTGCGGCGGCAGCTGGGCGCCGCGCCGCGCGCGACGGGCGAGCCGTCGGACCCGCCCACGCGGACCTGA
- the nrfD gene encoding NrfD/PsrC family molybdoenzyme membrane anchor subunit has product MSGPGAGEGARPGREAQVGQGVPGDETTGKEAHRKGGGRRNRRGRRGERAMVPDAEFTSYYGKPILNPPTWKALDIAGYFFLGGLAGAGSVLAAGAQLTGRPATARALKTSSLVAIGGSTAALVHDLGRPARFHHMLRVMKPTSPMSVGSWLLAAYGPAAGAAAVLDVTRLFPRLGTAATAGAAVLGPAVAAYTAVLAADTAVPAWHEAHRELPFVFAGSATAAASGMALLTSPVAETGPLRSAAVFGAALEAGAARLMRRRLGMIGENYEEGRAGRLMRAAEVLGAAGAAGAALLAGRSRAAAALSGAALLTASACTRFGVFYAGVRSAEDPKYTVVPQRERIDARARAASASSEPQG; this is encoded by the coding sequence GTGAGCGGCCCCGGCGCCGGGGAGGGCGCACGCCCCGGCCGGGAGGCGCAGGTGGGCCAAGGCGTCCCCGGCGACGAGACCACGGGCAAGGAAGCGCACCGCAAGGGGGGCGGGCGGCGGAACCGGCGCGGCCGGCGCGGTGAGCGGGCGATGGTGCCGGACGCGGAGTTCACCTCCTACTACGGCAAGCCGATCCTCAACCCGCCCACCTGGAAGGCCCTGGACATCGCGGGGTACTTCTTCCTCGGCGGGCTCGCGGGCGCGGGCTCGGTGCTCGCGGCGGGCGCCCAGCTCACGGGCCGTCCCGCGACGGCCCGGGCGTTGAAGACCTCTTCGCTCGTGGCCATCGGCGGCTCGACCGCCGCGCTGGTCCACGACCTCGGGCGGCCCGCCCGCTTCCACCACATGCTCCGGGTCATGAAGCCGACCTCGCCGATGAGCGTCGGCTCCTGGCTGCTGGCGGCGTACGGCCCGGCCGCGGGCGCCGCCGCCGTCCTGGACGTGACGCGCCTCTTCCCGCGCCTCGGCACCGCGGCCACGGCGGGCGCGGCCGTCCTCGGACCCGCCGTCGCCGCGTACACCGCCGTGCTGGCCGCGGACACGGCCGTCCCCGCGTGGCACGAGGCCCACCGGGAGCTGCCGTTCGTGTTCGCCGGGTCGGCGACGGCCGCCGCGTCCGGGATGGCGCTCCTCACCTCCCCGGTCGCCGAGACCGGCCCGCTGCGCAGCGCCGCCGTGTTCGGCGCCGCGCTGGAGGCCGGGGCCGCCCGGCTGATGCGGCGGCGGCTCGGGATGATCGGAGAGAACTACGAGGAGGGGAGGGCCGGCCGGCTGATGCGCGCGGCGGAGGTCCTCGGCGCGGCCGGGGCCGCCGGTGCCGCACTGCTCGCCGGACGGAGCCGGGCGGCCGCGGCGCTGAGCGGCGCCGCGCTGCTCACCGCGTCCGCGTGCACGCGGTTCGGCGTCTTTTACGCGGGCGTGCGGTCGGCGGAGGACCCCAAGTACACGGTGGTCCCGCAGCGTGAGCGGATCGACGCCCGCGCCCGGGCGGCGTCCGCCTCGTCGGAGCCTCAGGGCTGA
- a CDS encoding TetR/AcrR family transcriptional regulator: MDGMTRTLTGLSRAERRREDLVERLIEVFLDRGFAGLSVAELAAVLHCSKSTLYAVAPSREQIIVTVVRAFFRRATARVEAALDGGADPRDRVGAYLRAISDALAPASPAFFADLDAFAPAREIYQRNTAFAVRRVQGLVTEADPGGDADAAFVGAVAGQVMESIHRGEIKARTGLDDSAAYAALASLIVARMTAGRARPV; this comes from the coding sequence ATGGACGGCATGACGCGGACGCTCACGGGGCTGTCACGGGCGGAGCGGCGGCGCGAGGACCTCGTCGAGCGGCTCATCGAGGTGTTCCTCGACCGGGGCTTCGCCGGGCTGAGCGTGGCGGAGCTGGCCGCGGTGCTGCACTGCTCCAAGAGCACGCTCTACGCCGTGGCGCCCAGCCGGGAGCAGATCATCGTCACCGTGGTCCGCGCGTTCTTCCGCCGCGCGACCGCGCGGGTCGAGGCCGCGCTGGACGGCGGCGCCGACCCCCGCGACCGCGTCGGCGCGTACCTGCGCGCGATCTCCGACGCGCTCGCGCCCGCCTCGCCCGCGTTCTTCGCCGACCTCGACGCCTTCGCCCCCGCACGCGAGATCTACCAGCGGAACACCGCCTTCGCCGTCCGGCGCGTGCAGGGGCTCGTCACGGAGGCGGATCCGGGAGGGGACGCGGACGCGGCGTTCGTCGGCGCCGTCGCGGGCCAGGTGATGGAGTCCATCCACCGGGGCGAGATCAAGGCCCGGACGGGCCTGGACGACTCCGCCGCCTACGCCGCGCTCGCGTCCCTCATCGTGGCCCGGATGACTGCAGGGCGTGCTCGACCAGTGTGA
- a CDS encoding DNA-binding domain-containing protein — translation MEPDAFAGRREESAAPSPGTGLWERAREVIDERAARPATSDPATPHAAQAPRRTGEQPHPMESMRDGHPALRELLGGELFDAFAAAYLKAVPPPRASTPARLGERFAAHLEEHRPDRVLPAGRREPWIDLVIDLVRYERLFAEVHDGPGTEEEPPGAWPAEPPERVRAAPGVRLLRARAHVHRYHSAVRRGGRAAVPPPVPVRLVVFRRDYRVVTASPPPAAFVLLEVLLAGSPLDAASARAGMDAAAAGRQVRRWVAQRWIAPIPAGASGAPPVIRGSSADSRAD, via the coding sequence GTGGAACCGGACGCCTTCGCCGGACGCAGGGAAGAATCCGCGGCCCCCTCCCCCGGCACCGGCCTGTGGGAGCGGGCCCGCGAGGTCATCGACGAGCGGGCGGCGCGCCCCGCGACGAGCGACCCGGCGACCCCGCACGCAGCGCAGGCGCCGCGCCGGACCGGCGAACAGCCGCACCCGATGGAGTCGATGCGGGACGGTCATCCCGCGCTGCGGGAGCTGCTCGGCGGCGAGCTGTTCGACGCCTTCGCCGCCGCGTACCTGAAGGCGGTGCCGCCGCCGCGCGCGAGCACTCCGGCCCGGCTCGGCGAGCGGTTCGCCGCCCACCTCGAAGAGCACCGGCCCGACCGCGTCCTGCCCGCCGGGCGGCGGGAGCCGTGGATCGACCTGGTGATCGACCTCGTCCGCTACGAGCGGCTGTTCGCCGAGGTCCATGACGGCCCGGGCACCGAGGAGGAGCCGCCCGGGGCCTGGCCCGCCGAGCCGCCGGAGAGGGTGCGCGCCGCGCCCGGGGTCCGCCTGCTGCGGGCCCGCGCGCACGTCCACCGGTACCACTCCGCGGTCCGGCGGGGCGGGCGGGCGGCGGTGCCCCCTCCCGTGCCGGTCCGGCTCGTGGTGTTCCGCCGCGACTACCGGGTCGTCACCGCATCGCCGCCTCCCGCCGCGTTCGTGCTGCTGGAGGTGCTGCTCGCCGGGTCGCCGCTGGACGCGGCGTCCGCCCGGGCGGGGATGGACGCCGCCGCCGCGGGCCGTCAGGTGCGCCGGTGGGTCGCGCAGCGCTGGATCGCCCCGATCCCGGCCGGGGCGTCCGGCGCCCCGCCGGTCATCCGGGGGTCATCCGCAGATAGCCGTGCGGATTGA
- a CDS encoding acyl-CoA dehydrogenase family protein yields MPATRHLPTSESADLVALVREIAAKELAPRVADAERAGDFPRDVFTTLGRAGLLTLPYPERYGGGDQPYEVYLQALEEIGTAWASVGVGVSVHALSCFPLFAYGTEEQRGRWLPDLLSGERLGAYCLSEAHAGSDPAAMRAKAVRDGDSYVLNGAKAWTTHGGEADFYTVMARTSAEGSRGISCFHVPSGTPGLEFDPPEDKMGLMGSTTATVRLVDARIPADHLIGAEGQGLAIALAGLDAGRLGIAAVATGLAQAALDTAVGYAKEREAFGKAIIEHQGLAFVLADMAAAVESSRATYLAAARLKDAGRPYGREASIAKLVATDNAMRVTTDAVQVLGGAGYTRDFPAERFMREAKVMQIFEGTNQIQRLVISRHLAR; encoded by the coding sequence ATGCCCGCCACCCGCCACCTGCCGACGTCCGAGTCGGCGGACCTGGTCGCACTGGTCCGCGAGATAGCGGCCAAGGAGCTGGCGCCGCGCGTGGCCGACGCCGAGCGCGCCGGCGACTTCCCCCGCGACGTCTTCACGACGCTCGGACGGGCGGGGCTCCTGACACTGCCCTACCCGGAGCGGTACGGCGGCGGCGACCAGCCCTACGAGGTCTACCTGCAGGCCCTTGAGGAGATCGGCACGGCCTGGGCGAGCGTGGGCGTCGGCGTCAGCGTGCACGCCCTCTCCTGCTTCCCCCTGTTCGCGTACGGCACCGAGGAGCAGCGCGGGCGATGGCTCCCCGACCTGCTGTCGGGCGAGCGGCTCGGCGCGTACTGCCTGTCGGAGGCGCACGCGGGCTCCGACCCGGCCGCGATGCGCGCGAAGGCCGTGCGCGACGGCGACTCCTACGTCCTGAACGGCGCGAAGGCGTGGACGACCCACGGCGGCGAGGCCGACTTCTACACCGTCATGGCCCGCACGTCCGCCGAGGGGTCGCGCGGCATCTCCTGCTTCCACGTCCCGTCCGGGACGCCGGGGCTGGAGTTCGACCCGCCCGAGGACAAGATGGGCCTGATGGGCTCCACGACGGCGACGGTCCGGCTCGTCGACGCGCGGATCCCGGCCGACCACCTCATCGGCGCGGAGGGCCAGGGCCTGGCCATCGCCCTCGCGGGCCTGGACGCGGGGCGGCTCGGCATCGCCGCGGTCGCCACCGGCCTCGCCCAGGCGGCGCTCGACACCGCCGTCGGCTACGCCAAGGAACGTGAAGCGTTCGGCAAGGCGATCATTGAGCACCAGGGGCTCGCGTTCGTGCTCGCGGACATGGCCGCCGCCGTCGAATCGTCCCGCGCCACCTACCTCGCCGCCGCACGGCTCAAGGACGCGGGCCGCCCCTACGGCCGGGAGGCGTCGATCGCGAAGTTGGTCGCCACCGACAACGCGATGCGGGTGACGACCGACGCGGTCCAGGTCCTCGGCGGCGCCGGCTACACCCGCGACTTCCCGGCCGAGCGCTTCATGCGCGAGGCGAAGGTGATGCAGATCTTCGAGGGGACCAACCAGATCCAGCGGCTCGTCATCTCCCGCCACCTCGCCCGCTGA
- a CDS encoding 4Fe-4S dicluster domain-containing protein, with protein sequence MGFFTDTSVCIGCKACEVACKEWNAVPEDGLEFTGMSYDNTQGLGADTWRHVAFIEQDKPMGNAATGTSADGTGMRWLMASDVCKHCTHAACLDVCPTGSLFRTEFGTVVVQEDICNGCGYCIPACPYGVIDQRKGDGRAWKCTLCYDRLGAGQQPACAKACPTDSIQYGPLEELRERAAARLDQLHDLGVDDARLYGEDPEDGVGGDGAFFLLLDEPEVYGLPPDPVVTTRDLPSMWRHAGAAALTLLGGAAAVFAVHGRARGRR encoded by the coding sequence ATGGGCTTCTTCACCGACACGTCGGTGTGCATCGGCTGCAAGGCGTGCGAGGTCGCCTGCAAGGAGTGGAACGCCGTCCCCGAGGACGGCCTGGAGTTCACGGGGATGTCCTACGACAACACCCAGGGGCTCGGCGCCGACACCTGGCGGCACGTCGCGTTCATCGAGCAGGACAAGCCGATGGGGAACGCCGCGACGGGCACGTCCGCCGACGGCACCGGCATGCGCTGGCTGATGGCGTCGGACGTGTGCAAGCACTGCACGCACGCGGCCTGCCTGGACGTCTGCCCCACCGGGTCGCTGTTCCGCACCGAGTTCGGCACTGTCGTCGTCCAGGAGGACATCTGCAACGGCTGCGGCTACTGCATCCCCGCCTGCCCGTACGGGGTCATCGACCAGCGCAAGGGCGACGGCCGCGCCTGGAAGTGCACGCTCTGCTACGACCGGCTCGGCGCGGGGCAGCAGCCCGCCTGCGCCAAGGCGTGCCCCACCGACTCGATCCAGTACGGGCCGCTGGAGGAGCTGCGCGAACGCGCCGCCGCGCGTCTCGACCAGCTCCACGATCTCGGCGTGGACGACGCCCGCCTCTACGGGGAGGACCCGGAGGACGGCGTGGGCGGCGATGGAGCGTTCTTCCTCCTGCTGGACGAGCCCGAGGTGTACGGCCTGCCGCCCGATCCGGTCGTGACGACCCGCGACCTGCCGTCCATGTGGCGGCACGCGGGCGCCGCCGCGCTGACCCTGCTCGGCGGGGCCGCCGCCGTCTTCGCGGTCCACGGCCGCGCGCGAGGACGGCGGTGA
- a CDS encoding GTP-binding protein — translation MNFAASDTFGAVPPHDADDIPQHTLKILVAGGFGVGKTTFVGVVSEIRPLRTEERLTDASTGVDDLDGLASKSTTTVAMDFGRLTFSGGVRLYLFGTPGQERFWFMWDQIAYGAVGAIVLVDTRRLTTSFASIDYFEQREIPFVIAANVFDGARRYTVDDIRSALDVDPQVPVMLCDVRRPEVAKNILVTLVEHALQSSGPR, via the coding sequence ATGAACTTCGCCGCCTCTGACACCTTCGGCGCCGTCCCGCCACACGACGCCGACGACATCCCCCAGCACACCCTCAAGATCCTCGTGGCCGGCGGCTTCGGCGTCGGCAAGACGACGTTCGTGGGGGTGGTCAGCGAGATCCGCCCGCTGCGCACCGAGGAGAGGCTCACCGACGCCTCGACCGGTGTGGACGACCTCGACGGGCTGGCCAGCAAGTCCACCACCACCGTGGCCATGGACTTCGGCCGGCTCACGTTCTCCGGCGGCGTGCGGCTCTACCTGTTCGGGACTCCGGGGCAGGAGCGGTTCTGGTTCATGTGGGACCAGATCGCCTACGGGGCGGTGGGCGCGATCGTGCTCGTGGATACCCGGCGGCTGACCACGAGCTTCGCGTCCATCGACTACTTCGAGCAGCGGGAGATCCCGTTCGTGATCGCCGCGAACGTCTTCGACGGCGCGCGCCGGTACACCGTCGACGACATCCGGAGCGCGCTGGACGTCGATCCCCAGGTGCCGGTCATGCTGTGCGACGTGCGCCGCCCGGAGGTGGCCAAGAACATCCTGGTCACACTGGTCGAGCACGCCCTGCAGTCATCCGGGCCACGATGA
- a CDS encoding DUF4360 domain-containing protein — MRKAITATAACATALALAGAMAPTASAGTDDPPPPDRIVIDVLTVNGSGCRAGTAAVATASDNTAFTVTYSDYLAQAGGDSKATDFRKNCQINLRLHVPQGFTYAIAGADYRGFAHLEAGASGLERASYYHQGMQQTTPVSHTVKGSYSDNWQFSDRTPVAELVFKPCGEDRNFNVNTELRVNKGSDANKTSFMAFDSTDGSVKTTYHFAWKRCPA, encoded by the coding sequence ATGCGTAAGGCAATCACCGCCACGGCGGCCTGCGCGACCGCTCTGGCCCTGGCGGGCGCAATGGCTCCCACCGCCTCCGCCGGCACCGACGACCCGCCGCCCCCGGACCGGATCGTCATCGACGTCCTCACCGTGAACGGCTCCGGCTGCCGCGCCGGCACGGCCGCCGTCGCCACGGCGAGCGACAACACCGCGTTCACGGTCACCTACAGCGACTACCTCGCCCAGGCGGGCGGGGACTCCAAGGCGACCGACTTCCGCAAGAACTGCCAGATCAACCTGCGGCTGCACGTGCCGCAGGGCTTCACCTACGCGATCGCCGGCGCGGACTACCGCGGCTTCGCGCACCTGGAGGCCGGCGCGTCGGGTCTGGAGCGCGCCAGTTACTACCACCAGGGCATGCAGCAGACGACCCCGGTCAGCCACACGGTCAAGGGCTCGTACTCCGACAACTGGCAGTTCAGCGACCGCACCCCGGTCGCCGAGCTGGTGTTCAAGCCCTGCGGTGAGGACCGCAACTTCAACGTGAACACCGAGCTGCGCGTGAACAAGGGCAGCGACGCCAACAAGACCAGCTTCATGGCGTTCGACTCCACCGACGGCAGCGTCAAGACGACGTACCACTTCGCCTGGAAGCGCTGCCCCGCGTAA
- a CDS encoding cytochrome b, whose translation MAGTRAPGGGATTGRTGSGRPPRAVEATSRALDERFGTSGFARKALRKAFPDQWSFLVGEIAMYSFVIILLTGVYLTLFFKPGMHEVVYDGSYTKLRGVAMSEAYASTLKISFDVRGGLLVRQIHHWSTLIFMGAILVHLLRNFFSGAFRKPRELNWIIGVTMFMLVMVNGLFGYSLPDDLLSGTGIRILEGVLASIPLVGSYLVMFLFGGEFPGGDIIPRLYVVHVLLIPGLLAALIPLHAVVLTWRQTHTQFPGKGSSNTTVRGYPFFPVFIAKTTALFLWVLGVTTLLAAFVQINPIWLFGPYDPGAISAGSQPDWYMGWLEGALRIMPAWEVTAWGHTVTLSVIVPALAVPGILFTGLAVYPFLERWVTGDHRIHNLLDRPRDVPARTGVGVGGIVFYGVLWAAGGNDVLAARFDVPLFWTTWFFRGAVVLGPVLAYSVAYRICVGLQRRDLGLVRHGLETGIVLRSPEGGFSEAERHLPAERIAAITDPRPPAAVDLEVPPPVGGVESPRGRRAAGRLRAALNRRFRADLAVVPERPAAALEGRDERRDERRPAGSDAPSG comes from the coding sequence ATGGCGGGGACACGGGCGCCCGGCGGCGGCGCGACCACCGGGAGGACCGGATCCGGCAGGCCGCCGAGGGCGGTGGAGGCGACGTCCCGGGCACTGGACGAGCGGTTCGGCACGTCCGGCTTCGCCCGCAAGGCACTGCGCAAGGCGTTCCCGGACCAGTGGAGCTTCCTCGTCGGCGAGATCGCGATGTACTCCTTCGTGATCATCCTGCTGACCGGGGTGTACCTGACCCTGTTCTTCAAGCCGGGCATGCACGAGGTGGTCTACGACGGCTCGTACACCAAGCTGCGCGGGGTCGCGATGAGCGAGGCGTACGCCTCGACCCTGAAGATCAGCTTCGACGTCCGGGGCGGGCTGCTCGTCCGGCAGATCCACCACTGGTCGACGCTGATCTTCATGGGCGCGATCCTCGTCCACCTGCTGCGCAACTTCTTCAGCGGCGCGTTCCGCAAGCCGCGCGAGCTGAACTGGATCATCGGCGTGACCATGTTCATGCTCGTCATGGTGAACGGGCTGTTCGGCTACTCGCTGCCGGACGACCTGCTGTCGGGCACCGGCATCCGCATCCTCGAAGGGGTGCTGGCCTCGATCCCGCTGGTCGGGTCCTACCTGGTGATGTTCCTGTTCGGCGGGGAGTTCCCGGGCGGCGACATCATCCCCCGCCTGTACGTCGTCCACGTGCTGCTGATCCCCGGGCTGCTGGCTGCGCTGATCCCGCTGCACGCGGTCGTGCTGACGTGGCGGCAGACGCACACGCAGTTCCCCGGCAAGGGCAGCTCGAACACCACCGTCCGCGGCTATCCGTTCTTCCCCGTGTTCATCGCCAAGACGACGGCGCTGTTCCTGTGGGTCCTCGGCGTCACGACGCTGCTGGCGGCGTTCGTCCAGATCAACCCGATCTGGCTGTTCGGCCCCTACGACCCGGGCGCGATCAGCGCGGGCTCCCAGCCGGACTGGTACATGGGCTGGCTGGAGGGCGCGCTGCGGATCATGCCGGCCTGGGAGGTCACGGCGTGGGGCCACACCGTGACGCTGAGCGTGATCGTCCCGGCGCTGGCCGTCCCGGGGATCCTGTTCACCGGGCTGGCCGTCTACCCGTTCCTGGAACGCTGGGTGACCGGTGACCACCGGATCCACAACCTGCTCGACCGTCCCCGTGACGTGCCCGCGCGCACGGGTGTGGGCGTCGGCGGCATCGTGTTCTACGGGGTGCTGTGGGCGGCGGGCGGCAACGACGTCCTGGCGGCCAGGTTCGACGTCCCGCTGTTCTGGACGACGTGGTTCTTCCGCGGCGCGGTCGTCCTCGGGCCGGTCCTCGCCTACAGCGTCGCCTACCGGATCTGCGTCGGGCTCCAGCGCCGCGACCTCGGGCTCGTCCGGCACGGGCTGGAGACCGGCATCGTCCTCCGGTCCCCGGAAGGGGGGTTCAGCGAGGCGGAGCGGCACCTCCCCGCCGAGCGGATCGCCGCGATCACCGATCCGCGCCCGCCGGCCGCCGTCGACCTGGAGGTGCCGCCGCCGGTGGGGGGCGTGGAGAGCCCCCGGGGACGCCGCGCCGCCGGGCGGCTGCGCGCCGCGCTCAACCGCAGGTTCAGGGCCGACCTCGCCGTCGTCCCCGAGCGTCCCGCGGCCGCGCTGGAGGGGCGGGACGAGCGGCGGGACGAGCGGCGGCCCGCCGGCTCGGACGCGCCCTCGGGCTGA
- a CDS encoding DUF4360 domain-containing protein: MRKGIAISAAALAMTATAAVAAPPASASASYFTRGPNGVTIEIATVNGSGCPTGTAAVAISDDKEAFTVTYSDYMAQVGGTSPATDFRKNCQIAMKVHVPQGFTYAIMSADYRGFASLEPGSSGLEKAHYYFQGMSQTGKAEHPIKGAYADNWQFTDKNDVAQLVYKPCGEERNFNINTELRVNKGTSDPNKVSFMAMDSTDGSIKTTYHFAWKRCP; the protein is encoded by the coding sequence ATGCGTAAAGGGATCGCTATTTCCGCAGCCGCCCTGGCGATGACCGCCACGGCCGCCGTGGCCGCCCCCCCGGCCTCGGCTTCAGCCTCCTACTTCACCCGCGGGCCCAACGGGGTCACCATCGAGATCGCGACGGTGAACGGCTCCGGCTGCCCCACGGGCACCGCCGCCGTGGCCATCTCCGATGACAAGGAGGCCTTCACCGTCACCTACAGCGACTACATGGCGCAGGTGGGAGGCACCTCACCGGCCACGGACTTCCGGAAGAACTGCCAGATCGCGATGAAGGTGCACGTCCCCCAGGGCTTCACCTACGCGATCATGTCTGCCGACTACCGGGGATTCGCGTCCCTCGAGCCCGGTTCGTCTGGCCTGGAAAAGGCTCACTACTACTTCCAGGGCATGTCGCAGACCGGTAAGGCCGAGCACCCCATCAAGGGCGCTTACGCCGACAACTGGCAGTTCACCGACAAGAACGATGTCGCGCAGCTCGTCTACAAGCCATGTGGCGAGGAGCGCAACTTCAACATCAACACCGAGCTGCGGGTGAACAAGGGAACGTCCGACCCGAACAAGGTCAGCTTCATGGCCATGGACTCGACGGACGGCAGCATCAAGACCACCTACCACTTCGCCTGGAAGCGCTGCCCCTAG